A genomic window from Caballeronia sp. SBC1 includes:
- the purU gene encoding formyltetrahydrofolate deformylase, with protein MSTEHSFILKLSCPDRPGIVHAVSGFLFDLGSNILDSAQFGDSHTGEFFMRVHFQQVGGDPGLVALRTSFSTLADEFGMKWELHDASVKPRVMIMVSKIGHCLNDLLFRYRTGQLGIEIPAIVSNHRDFYQLAASYDVPFHHLPLIASTPEGKASQEARVLEIVDQHKIDLVVLARYMQILSPEMCAALNGRAINIHHSFLPSFKGAKPYYQAFDRGVKLIGATAHYVTTDLDEGPIIEQEVERVDHSMAPDQLTAIGRDVECVTLARAVRWHVEHRIVLNGSKTVVFK; from the coding sequence ATGTCGACCGAACATAGTTTTATCTTGAAGTTGTCGTGTCCGGATCGTCCCGGCATTGTGCACGCCGTGTCTGGATTCCTGTTCGATCTCGGCAGCAATATTCTCGATTCTGCGCAATTCGGCGACAGTCACACCGGCGAATTTTTCATGCGCGTGCACTTCCAGCAAGTTGGCGGCGACCCCGGCCTCGTTGCGTTGCGTACATCGTTCAGCACACTCGCCGATGAGTTCGGCATGAAGTGGGAACTGCACGATGCGTCGGTGAAACCGCGCGTGATGATCATGGTGTCGAAGATCGGGCATTGCCTGAACGACTTGCTGTTCCGGTATCGCACCGGTCAACTCGGAATCGAAATTCCGGCGATCGTTTCAAATCATCGGGACTTTTATCAACTTGCCGCTAGTTATGACGTGCCGTTTCATCATCTGCCGTTGATCGCGTCCACGCCCGAGGGGAAGGCTTCGCAGGAAGCGCGGGTGCTGGAAATTGTCGATCAGCACAAGATCGATCTTGTCGTGCTCGCGCGTTATATGCAGATTCTGTCGCCGGAAATGTGCGCGGCGCTCAATGGCCGGGCGATCAATATTCATCACTCGTTCTTGCCGAGCTTCAAGGGCGCCAAGCCGTATTACCAGGCGTTTGATCGCGGCGTTAAGTTGATTGGTGCTACTGCGCATTACGTGACAACGGACCTTGATGAAGGGCCGATCATCGAGCAGGAAGTGGAGCGCGTGGACCACAGCATGGCGCCGGATCAGTTGACGGCGATCGGGCGTGACGTGGAATGCGTGACACTCGCGCGGGCGGTGCGGTGGCATGTTGAGCACCGGATCGTGCTGAACGGAAGCAAAACAGTCGTGTTCAAGTAG